The stretch of DNA GCTCACAAATAAAGATCCTCTCAAAAGTAACAGGCACCCCGGGGCACAGCCGGCTTTTGGGAGCCGGGTTTGACCTCGGTGGCTGCAGGTCCTGAACCCGGTCCCTTCCCCGGTGCAGGTCCCGCAGCCGGATCCGGCCCtgccctgggtgcagggcagggcagagcgcCCAGCCCTGGAGCCCAGCCCTAACTGGTGCCGCAGCAGGGCATTGCCAcacttctctgcctcagtttccctaccaGGAAAGGGCAGACTTTAAAGCCAGGTGGGAAGCACGGGGAACAGCTGCAGAGGGGTGCTGGCACCCCGATAGTGGCTGTGACTGGGATGGGGGAGCCGGGGTGCCCTGGACCACCGCCGAGGATGCACGGCCGAGGGGAAAGCGGCCCAGGGAGGTGATGCCAGGTCCAGCGGGGAGGACTCTGAGCCCCGCTCCGGTTCTGGGAAGGAGAGGCAGCTTCTGTATTCTCCCGAGCATCTTGCAGGGATCCGTGCCCACCGCAGAGCCCTGGCCCTGGTTCAGCAACATGCCTGAGCGGGTGCTTAAGGTTAAGCGCACATGTAAACCCAGGTGAGGCGTGCCAGGGAGGGGATTTTGCAGCAGCTGAGGCTAAGCCCTGCTGAATCAACACGTCAGGGTGGTGCCCGCACATCTGACTCCCTTGGCATGACCCAGCAGCGCTCCCAACCTCCGCCCAAACCCCCAGCTCCCGCAGCCTTGCCCTCCCCGACTTCTCACACCCCCGGTATTGCGGTGGCGTGCTCTGCGTGCCCCGCGCTGCGCGCATACCCCGCCTGAGCATCACAAAAACACCCCCTCCAAAATCAAAAAGAAGTCCCCGGCATCACGCAAAgggtctttctgtctttctctctttctttttctttctctctttctttctctctttttctttctttctttctctctttttctttctttctttctttctctctttttctttctctctttctctttctttctttctttctctctttctttctttctctctttctttctttctctctttctttctctctttctctttctctctttctctttctctctctttctttttctttctttctctctctttttctttttctttctctctttctctttctttctttttctttctttctctctttctttctttctctctctctttctttctttctttctttccctccctcccttccctgcttgcttgcttgctgcttttaaaaaaaaaaacaaatacaaacccAACTATCTTAGTGAGCACGAGCACAAAAATCCGGGCCCCACCGCTGCGCTTGGAGGGCGCGGCCCTTTTAAGAGCTGTCGCGGCCCTTTTaagagcggcggggcgggcgctgggGCGCATGCGCGGAGCCGGCGGCTGGCACATTCCCGTCGTTACATTCGcttccggccgccgccgcggcggttccggggggggggggacacggacccGGGGGGGTTCGAGGGGGGGGGaccgggggtggaggggggacagcgcggagccgcccgcccggggctgcccggcgcggcccgggggCTGCGGACCCGCCCGCACCATGATGTCCTGGATGCTCAGCCGGGTGGTCGTGTGAGTGGGGGTCCCGGTGCAcccggggggaggcgggggtgcccggcggagggaggggggggattGCCCGGGAGGGGGGGTGTTTGCCCGGGGCGGTGCccattggggggggggtgggctgggctgcagggcGGGGGTGCCCGCGGGAGTTGAGCCGAGCcgagcctccccccccccgggggggggtcCCTGTTTAACGGGCGGCCCCCCCGGGGTCTCCCTgtgccggggccgcggggcgctTAGCGGAGCTGCCCCAggcaggatttggggggggggggggctgctggggggcgaCCCGGGATGCGCTTGTATAGGGGCAACCGAgccgtgtcccgtccccccgcccccgcggaggTGGGCAAGCGTCCCGGTCCCGGAGCTGCTGGCGGCCCCCTGCCCGTCCCGGGGGAGGGCGAGCGTGGCCTCGGGTCCTTGCCATCCGGCACCCAGGCCGGCTTTCTCCCCTGGCTCCCGCGCCGTGGCCAGCTGGGCTGGGTGGCCGGTGGCCAAAGCGTGCCCGAGGAGCCCCtcgtggggagggggagggcaccCGCGGCTGCGGGGGTGGGCAGCAGGGGAGGCATgggggcacccccccccccgcccccccccgggcccgggTGGACGCAGGAGGTGGTTGGGGTGAACCTGGCTTTGAAGGCCGGCGCCATGCCGCGCTGCCGGTGGGCCGTTTCCCTGCCCGTTCCCCGCAGCCgggccggtggcggcggcggcggccgagtcACCGGGCCAGGAGGTGAGTGTTTTGGGGATGGCACCTCGCCCGCGTGCCGCAGGGACGGCGAGGCCCGGCGTGCCGGGAGGGAGCTTGGCACCCAGTGTCGCTCTGGCAGGGACGCCGGCAGGGCCGAGCCTTCCTTCGGAGGGAGCTCAGCCTCTCCTGGCCGGGCTCGGCGGGCTGTCGCCTCCGCTCCGCCGCGCTGAGCCTGCGCCGTGCCTCCTGCCACCGCCTCAACAGGTCGGGCCGGTCGCCCCGCGGAGGTGGGCGAGTTTGTGGGAGTTGACGCCGTGCTTGCAGCCGGCTCTCCGGGCCAGTGCTGTCCCTTTTCCCGGTGGCTCCGGGGCCGGCATGGTGCTGGAGGGGCTCAAGGCCAAGCTGCGGCGCtggggcaggcagctctgctactcgctgctgctgctgctctatgCGGGCTGGCCCGCGTGCCTCACACCCCCTCTCCGTTACAGGCTGGTTTTCGGGATGCTGTACCCTGCCTATGCTTCCTACAAGACTGTGAAGACCAAAAACAGCCGAGAATACGTGAGTAGGGTGCCTGGGCAGCTCCTTCCCGGTCTTCAGCCCCGGGCTGACGGGCTCGCCCGCTCCCCGCAGGTCCGCTGGATGATGTACTGGATCGTCTTTGCGCTTTTCATGGCCACGGAGACCATCACCGACCTGCTTATCTCATGGTGAGGCCGGTGTGTGGGCACTGCTGCTGCGGGGGAGCAGGTCTGTCGGGGTCCCCGTGccctgggggaaggaagggggctGCCTCCCCCCTCTGCCTGCAAGGAGAGGGGCAcgggctgccctgctgcctgcccggcACCTGGCTCTAGGCAGACCCTGCATGGGGTCTCCAGGCCTGATGCTAGGGGGAGAGGCACCGTCCCTCCTGCAAGGGAGCAGGACATGCCcttggaccccccccccccggcatctgCTCGCCTCTATCTTCCCCCCCTCTCTGGCAGGTTTTCCTTCTACTACGAGATTAAGATGGCCTTCGTCATCTGGCTGCTCTCCCCCTACACCGGGGGGGCCACCCTGCTCTACCGCAAATTCGTGCACCCCACGCTGTCCCGCAAGGAGAAGGTAAGggctgcctggctctgaggagGGGGTCCCACATGCCCTGGGGGGCTGGCCGGGGGCTCGCAGGACCCTGGGCTCCCGGCGCTGGGCTGGCGATGCCCTGGGACGTGCTGCTGTGCGCACTCAGCACCGCCGCGGTTGTCTCGGCAGGAGATCGACGCGCGCATCGTCCAGGCCAGGGAGCACGGCTACGAGATGATGGTGCGCTTCAGCAAGAGGGCCTTCAACATGGCAGCCACGGCCGCGGTCCAGGCGGCCGCCAAGGTACCAGGAACGGGGCAGGCTGCTCCGCTTCCCTGAGGATGCTTCGGGCCCAGGGATCCCGGGAGGAAACTGCCACCCCGGCATGGGTGGCCTCGGTGGTGGGGGTGTCAGGAGAGGGGTCTCTGGGTGCGGAGCCCTGCCCGGTGGGATTGCATCGCCCTGGGCTGTTGGTGTCTGGACCCACGTTCGGGTGCCCCGGTGCTTTGGGGTTCGCCCTGTGGGGCTCGCTTCCATCCTTCCTGTGTGTCCCCCGCAGAGCCAGGGCACGCTGGCTGGGCGGCTCCGCAGCTTCAGCATGCAGGACCTGCGCTCCATCCCCGACGAGGCCCCCGTGCACTACCGGGACCCCCTGTACATGGAGGAGCAGGAGAgccacaggcagctgctgggtGAGCTCGGGGGGGGATCATAGTGGTGGGGGGCTCGAGCAAGGCCCATGGGGGGGTGGGGCCGTGCCGGGAGCTGTCTTGTgcccccctgtccccagcccacaGCACGCCCTCGGCCAGCCAGCGGTACGAGAGCGAGACGGAGAACGAGGAGCTCTGGTCGGACTTGCAGGTCTCGCACGAGCCTTCCTCCCACGGCTGGGACCCCAAGCCCCTCTCGCGCAGCCAGAGCCTGCGCGCGGCGAAGAAGACTATGCCGGCCAAAGAGGTACCGTGGTGGGGAATGCGGTGGCGTGGAACTGGGCTGAGGGGGATCTGACCCATTcttccccctgcccagggctcttcCTGGCTCTTGCGCAGCCGGATCAAGAAGAAAGTGGCTCCGCCGGAGCAGTACAGCTAACGGCCCTGGGGAAACCCTCTGCCAGGAGCCTTAACACGagtttgctgctgcagcaccaggagGGAGCCACGGTTCTTGCACCCCcggccctggggagggggctccCCCCCGCGTTACACTGTAAATACCTTCTCTGACCTCTGCCCAGCTGCACTGTGCACCTCCAGCCGCCtcgcggaggggaggggagggcagctcGGCCCCCACACTGCtcccggctgtgcccccctcccagacCCCACTGCTGTGGGTCGGCGCCGGCGCCTCTCCCATGGGGTCCggcccccccttctcctcccacctcaTGAATGCTATGGGCTCTGctgggc from Aptenodytes patagonicus chromosome 24, bAptPat1.pri.cur, whole genome shotgun sequence encodes:
- the REEP4 gene encoding receptor expression-enhancing protein 4, which produces MMSWMLSRVVVLVFGMLYPAYASYKTVKTKNSREYVRWMMYWIVFALFMATETITDLLISWFSFYYEIKMAFVIWLLSPYTGGATLLYRKFVHPTLSRKEKEIDARIVQAREHGYEMMVRFSKRAFNMAATAAVQAAAKSQGTLAGRLRSFSMQDLRSIPDEAPVHYRDPLYMEEQESHRQLLAHSTPSASQRYESETENEELWSDLQVSHEPSSHGWDPKPLSRSQSLRAAKKTMPAKEGSSWLLRSRIKKKVAPPEQYS